From one Humulus lupulus chromosome 8, drHumLupu1.1, whole genome shotgun sequence genomic stretch:
- the LOC133793745 gene encoding protein DJ-1 homolog D-like, which yields MDFVSSSLCFDKIGSVRQAMDQIYYKLRTLCLYSFDLHLYSQFSSYSGIRSQAARLSMATAEDYMEDYEIKVPFQSLEALGCHVDAVCPKNKVGDTCPTVVHDFEGDQTYSEKPGHDFVLTANFEGLDASSYDALVIPGGRAPEYLALDKEVIAIVKHFMEANKPVASICHGQQILSAAGVLQGTKCTAYPAVKLNVVLAGATWLEPDPIDRCFTDGNLVARAAWPGHPEFVAQLMALLGIKVTF from the exons ATGGATTTTGTTAGCTCAAGCCTTTGTTTTGACAAGATTGGATCGGTTAGGCAGGCGATGGACCAAAT ATATTATAAGCTTAGAACTCTGTGTTTATATAGCTTTGATCTTCACCTTTATTCTCAGTTTTCTTCCTACAGTGGTATCAGAAGCCAGGCTGCAAG ACTTTCTATGGCCACTGCTGAG GATTACATGGAAGATTACGAGATTAAAGTTCCTTTCCAGTCTCTTGAAGCTCTAGGGTGCCATGTTGATGCAGTTTGCCCCAAAAATAAGGTTGGTGACACCTGTCCAACTGTTGTGCATGATTTTGAAGGTGATCAAACATACAGTGAAAAGCCAGGCCATGATTTCGTATTGACTGCTAATTTCGAAGGTTTAGACGCATCAAGTTATGATGCTCTTGTCATCCCCGGAGGACGAGCTCCAGAGTATCTAGCACTGGATAAGGAAGTCATTGCCATAGTGAAGCACTTTATGGAAGCCAATAAGCCTGTTGCATCTATCTGCCATGGCCAACAAATTTTATCTGCTGCTGGGGTCCTGCAG GGGACGAAATGTACTGCATACCCAGCTGTAAAACTTAATGTGGTTTTAGCAGGAGCAACTTGGTTGGAACCTGATCCGATCGATCGTTGCTTCACAGATGGAAATTTGGTGGCTAGAGCAGCTTGGCCAGGGCACCCTGAGTTCGTTGCTCAGTTGATGGCATTGCTTGGCATTAAAGTAACATTTTAA
- the LOC133793748 gene encoding uncharacterized protein LOC133793748, producing MATSRKIHCVDLRKGNYRVQVDECCNDEAKLIFPIGDEIYLVRHAVGHYVEWPSHLIIPYDSDLLPKKTKKQKKNGSPIPNAPMTQEKSHPSQKIPSQNEVVSIKASAPILFNIPSGVPRFLKCLLTTVKYVEPSFMIKITMDFEIFDHENDLYISQEEIVHVGLMEEIGASCVSLYIRILYFQLVKREISHFFRFVEPIWLSNVGSTEEERVEWVSKRMLDSNPAQMWLLPYHKG from the exons ATGGCAACAAGCAGAAAAATTCATTGTGTTGACTTAagaaagggtaactatcgtgtgcaAGTGGATGAGTGCTGCAATGATGAGGCTAAACTTATTTTTCCTATTGGAGATGAGATTTATTTAGTACGTCATGCTGTCGGCCACTATGTTGAGTGGCCATCTCATCTGATCATTCCTTACGATTCAGATTTG CTACCTAAGAAGACAAAGAAGCAAAAAAAGAATGGTTCACCAATACCTAATGCCCCAATGACACAAGAGAAGTCTCATCCTTCCCAAAAAATTCCTAGTCAAAATGAAGTAGTGTCAATTAAAGCTAGTGCCCCGATACTCTTCAATATTCCTAGTGGGGTTCCTCGCTTTCTCAAGTGTCTATTAACTACCGTGAAGTATGTGGAGCCAAGTTTCATGATCAAAATTACGATGGATTTTGAGATATTCGACCATGAGAATGATTTATATATCTCACAAGAAGAAATAGTTCATGTTGGCTTAATGGAAGAGATTGGAGCATCATGTGTATCGTTATATATCAG gATTTTATACTTCCAATTAGTGAAAAGAGAGATCAGTCACTTTTTTCGTTTTGTTGAGCCAATTTGGTTATCAAATGTTGGATCCACTGAAGAAGAACGAGTTGAATGGGTATCAAAGCGTATGCTTGATTCAAATCCGGCTCAGATGTGGTTGTTGCCATATCATAAGGGGTAA
- the LOC133793751 gene encoding uncharacterized protein LOC133793751 — protein MVHLAVHLVREVKLCGPVCFHWMYPFERLMKVYKGYVRNRNRPEGCIVEAYIAEEAVEFCTEYITDAEAIGIRRKTMSEDVIGRGIKNGRLTLIKKEDWDVAHRNVLENTIEVQAYIEEHLEYLHRENRSKSRKWIQDYHHRTFHQWFRDRIQSELSMEFHKVSENLRWISLGPTTMAIKHDGFVVNGYRFSTKARDDVRVTQNSGVCIVAKTLQFASARDKKPFYGDMKFYGVIEEIWELDYRDFRMAMFKCNWVEDKYVISDELGCTLVDLNKISHKEESFILASQAKQVFYIQDPSDSRWSIVLASQPKFIGDDDDDDDDDYEIGELQTFEKEIGDINEFEGIESIVGPYVRRDCDGIWIVSLIMDHHEEHPEEELEDNADEGINLEEACNEDLTTKKKKSR, from the exons ATGGTTCATTTGGCGGTGCATCTTGTTAGAGAAGTAAAACTATGTGGGCCTGTATGTTTTCattggatgtatccatttgaaagattGATGAAAGTTTAcaaaggttatgttagaaatcGAAATCGTCCAGAGGGTTGTATAGTTGAGGCTTACATAGCAGAAGAAGCGGTTGAATTTTGTACTGAGTATATTACTGATGCAGAAGCGATTGGTATTCGCAGAAAGACAATGAGTGAAGATGTTATTGGAAGAGGCATCAAAAATGGAAGGCTCACCTTAATCAAAAAAGAAGACTGGGATGTTGCTCATCGAAATGTTCTAGAGAATACAATTGAAGTTCAAGCTTACATAGA AGAACACTTGGAATATCTTCATCGTGAGAATCGAAGTAAATCAAGAAAGTGGATTCAAGATTACCACCATCGAACTTTTCATCAATGGTTTCGTGATAGG ATTCAATCTGAATTGAGTATGGAGTTTCACAAAGTATCTGAAAACTTAAGATGGATTTCATTAGGTCCGACTACAATGGCAATTAAGCATGATGGATTTGTCGTAAATGGTTATAGATTTAGTACAAAAGCTCGTGATGATGTTAGAGTGACACAAAATAGCGGTGTATGTATTGTTGCAAAAACTCTTCAATTTGCTTCAGCTCGTGATAAGAAACCATTTTATGGAGATATGAAATTTTATGGAGtcattgaagaaatatgggagcttgattatcGTGATTTTAGGATGGCAATGTTCAAATGTAATTGGGTAGAAGACAAGTATGTTATATCAGATGAGTTAGGATGTACTTTAGTGGATCTCAATAAAATAAGCCATAAGGAAGAATCATTTATATTAGCAagtcaagcaaaacaagtattcTATATTCAAGATCCATCAGATTCAAGATGGTCAATTGTACTTGCATCACAACCAAAATTCataggtgatgatgatgatgatgatgatgatgattatgagATTGGCGAACTTCAAACTTTTGAGAAAGAAATTGGAGATATCAATGAATTTGAGGGAATTGAATCAATAGTTGGACCATATGTTCGAAGAGATTGTGATGGAATTTGGATTGTAAGttt GATCATGGACCATCATGAAGAGCACCCCGAAGAGGAACTTGAAGACAATGCAGACGAAGGTATCAATTTAGAAGAGGCTTGTAATGAAGATcttacaacaaagaagaagaaaagtagGTAG
- the LOC133793752 gene encoding uncharacterized protein LOC133793752, with amino-acid sequence MQAKSMVSITYDNWHDVPAATLENVWKDVNLAFHLNEGMRKEVMSSVGIKWRTFKTFFTRRFVAPYLNNQDLLEANPTALDVPPKRYNIPEEEWKNFVTKRKSKEFQEFSKKQKERCAALEYPHRSSQHSYKEIEIDLVSELLLLILIFVV; translated from the exons ATGCAAGCAAAGTCAATGGTGTCAATTACATATGATAATTGGCATGATGTTCCTGCTGCAACTTTAGAGAATGTTTGGAAAGATGTAAAT CTAGCTTTTCATCTTAATGAGGGAATGAGAAAGGAAGTGATGAGTTCAGTAGGCATCAAGTGGAGGACATTCAAAACATTTTTTACTAGAAGATTTGTAGCTCCTTACCTTAACAACCAAGATTTATTGGAAGCAAATCCCACTGCATTAGATGTGCCTCCAAAAAGATATAACATTCCTGAGGAGGAATGGAAAAACTTCGTCACcaaaagaaaaagtaaagaatTTCAA GAATttagtaaaaaacaaaaagagaggTGTGCTGCTTTGGAGTATCCTCATCGTTCATCACAACACAGTTataaagaaatagaaattgaccTTGTAAGTGAGCTTTTactattgattttaatttttgtagtgtag